Below is a genomic region from Lineus longissimus chromosome 16, tnLinLong1.2, whole genome shotgun sequence.
CTGAAAATGAAGAAGATTGGACTCCTAAGTTAGGCAATCAAAGTTAAAAGCGTTCAAAATGTTACTGAATTCTGCCATGATTTGTGCATAACAAATGCTATGCTCTTTGAGGAGTAAGATTAAGCTGACTGGAAAATATGGCTCCTTGACTTCTAAATGGGAAATGTGTCAGCACAGAGACATTTTTCTCCTACTGAAAATACTTTGACCTCGTGACACGACAGATTTAAAGTTATAGAGTGACAGTTTAATTAAAGATATATGAATTTGAAAGATTTGTCAGTGACGGTACCTTATGGTGGAACATTACTTGTGTTTTGTTGGGGTCGAGGTTCACATCTAGACCAGTAGGTGTCACGTTAAGACTCACAAAAGCAACCGGATATCGTGATGTTTCTGAGTTGGTCCCTGCTGTGAAGTACTTTTTGAGAAGCTGGAAATATGAGCAGAAGTATTCTCAATCCTGGAATAATCATGCAACCCACATTTGAACAGGAGGTCCCAGTGAACTCGAGTTTGTAGTCCGACGTGGCTACTATATCTTCATGTCTGGCTAACCATTCCTGCCAAAAACACGGCACTCGTCAAAGGAAGCTGCCATTTATATTGTGTGACATCACAAGATGACCTATTACATTACATTTTAAAAAGTCAGTAAACTAGCTGAAGTTGCTGCACTTTCATTGATCATTGATGTAACAATCTTTAAGAGTAACAAGGATCTGGAATTGATCAACTGAATAACACTACATACACTGTACCTTTTCAATGTCTTTGTTGATAACTGGTCTTTTGTTGACAAATATGAATGTGCGATCACTATTGGTTCTGCCAGTCACCTGTAGGTTTGAACTAGGGCGTGGCAGGTACGATTCAATGTCCACCTGGAAGAAATTGGGCATTACATATCGATAATTTGAGATTTAGagagttgatttttagtgaACACAAAGTGCAAGAGTGTGGAACTTGAGCCGGTTGATTGCGAGTCCAACTATCACTGTGCCAAGTCAATATCGTTGAATAACTAGGCACAACTTAGTACCCTCTATCATACCAATGGAAGTTTGTGATAACCATGACCATCAGTGCTGGCCCAACTTTATCTCGAGACCCTCCTCTGAATGTACATCATGAGATACATACCTCCTCATCATGGTAGTCGTGGTACTCCATGAAATTCACACAAGCAGACCCAAGAACATTAAGCAGCACCATTCTGTAATTAGCCACGACACTCTTCTGCCAAAGACTCTCCTTATTATGGTGTAAAGTAAGGCGAATCTCTGGATGAATGATACCAAATGCCATAACTAAATCttcaacatttttcaagcattcttttttcttttttgctgtGTTATAGAACTGGCGCCGGACTGGGAGGTCTTTGAAAAGACATGTTGCAATGACTGTGGtccctgaaaaataaaaaagttggGAGCTTTAGTCTGCTTGAGTAGACTAGCTATTGCACAGGCCAGAACCGTGTTTTTGTGTGCCACTACACTTTGGTGCCAATAAGGTTTATTTGTGTATTGACTTAGTCTTCAACCACAATGAGTGGCTTAATTTCTCACAAGCTCAGAGCTTTAATATTTGTAATCAAATCAACCAACCTTGTCCCATGTGTGAAGGAGTCTTCGACTTGATCTGTCCCTTGTGGTCCAGACTGTATGTATAGCCGATAAGGTCATCAGCTGTCTTAGTTGTTATGGCAACATTAGAAACAGCACATAAGGAACCTAGAATATACATCAGAAGTTATCTGAGTTAAATTTTCAAACAGAGAAACTAATTCTTCAATCAGCAACTGCATGTCTAAACGTGTACATCAATGCATTCACTCAAAATGCTGAAGATAAGATTCAGATAGTCAACCCAGAAACCACAATCCCCGGGCTTTGAGCTGGCTCTAACCAATGTACCACTGATCTCCCAGATTTTCCTGGAAGTACCTATCATGAGGACTCACCTAATGCCTCTCCTCTAAATCCATAAGAAACCAAGCCCTCCAAGTCTGCATGTGACTTTATCTTTGAAGTATAATGTGGCTGTCCCATGAATTCTGTATCCTCGGTTTTGATGCCAGAGCCATTATCCCTCACTTCTATCTtatcaaatccaaaattctcCTGGAAATACacattttaattgaaaaaaatagaGGGTGGCTCATTAGGATCACATTCGGTGTacgtgacccccccccctcccaggtCAATCAGATCCCTAGAAAACGTATTGCAGCACTTATATTTCCAAGTTTTTTGTGGCGAAGGGCTCCGCTAGACCTTCCCTCATTTCTAAGATTGAACCTTTGGTGCTTTCTCAGTCTCATATTGCAGGATGGGCCTGTGCCCCTTTTTCCTGCCATAGCATATCTCAGTTATTCaatggcattttcaacttgatcataaatcaaaatgaaattaaaacAAAGTTTACTCACAAGTTTAATTTGTATATTTGTGCTGTTAGCATCCAAGGAGTTCTCCAACAATTCCTTTACAACACTTAGCGGCGATGTGATGACTTGGGTACTCCCAATAAGGCGAACTGTAGATGAGGGAAGCTTCTTCACGCAGCCTCCCTTATTGTCTTCATCAGCTGGTGCAGCCATTTATAACACCTCTTCTGTCTATCTCTATATCAAGTCCGCAGCAAACTCTGGGTTATTTTGGTAACTTTTGAGCTGCCCcctgaaaaatattttacattttGAGACCAATTATTTCGTAAAATACTTTGATTCTTCGATAGAACAGTCGCATATAAACATCTGAAAAGTTACCAGTTGTCTTTGGCTCTGATGTTGAGAGCAAAAAATTGTTTTAGCACGCTTAATTACGCAGTTTGAACCACAATTAATCGGAAATTTTGGACAAAAAAAGTGGTGGAAGGAAAAACACCAAGTAAGGAACGTACCATTTTTCAAGCTCGTTCCTcattttgtggtatttttttTAGTCCCGTTTTCATTTTATCCTGCGTGAACAAAACTTTGACAAGATGATGCCTGCAACAACAGATGACAATTGACCCCCTCCTAAGACCAAAAAGTTAAATACAGCCCTCGTCGCATCGTTGCTGGACACATTCGATCCCGTCCCCATCTGCAGTTTTACGTTTAGACAAATTTAACGACCACAACAACGAATTCATTCCACCGCTGGCTGTCTTCGGCGAAGTTGTCTCCGTCTTCGATTAGTGTACTGTTACTATGAGAAGGGAAGAGTACTATGCGTTCacccttggaggaattatataGTAAGGTTCACCCTTCCCTTCTTATAGTACTATTTTCCTGGCTTTTATCCCATTATAAACAATGAGAACTCACAGTTATCTTCCCTTTTCACAGCGCTCCTTTCCtggcttatcccattgtttagcgcGATAATCACGCTAACTGGACTTCAGGGGCCTTTGCTCCATCAATCACACGCTTTCCGCTACTCGGTTTGtcgaagaaattttttttgagaTGGTCCCGTGTTGGTTTGATACATTTTTCAGTTCCACTTTCCAACATAAGATGGCGTGACAACGGCTGATGAGGATTTTCCGAGTCGCCAACCCCCAAAATCCATTACATTCCCTGCATTTCATGCAATAATCGGACAATACTCAATGTATAAAATACaggaactttgaaaatattggcaATTTTCCTCGGATGACGCAGCAGATATCTACAGTGACTTGACGTCATCATCGACATTGTTATTGGCGAGTTGAGGCTTGCCTTTGGCAGAAGAAACTTGCTGTTCGTgttcatttttcatgattttgcaACTGAAAGCTCTTCAGTTTCTTCGAATATCTCTTAGAATCCGTCGTTTTTGTTCATTCGAGATGTCAGAGGCTATATTAAGAACACCAGGTGCCTTCAGAAACCGAATAACAGCTGATGGATCCAGTGGTTTCCCTGCAGAAGCCGGCAGATACCATCTCTATGTGGCTATGCCGTGTCCCTTTGCACACAGGGCGCTGTTTGCCAGGAAAGTGAAGGGGCTTGCAGATGTTGTGTCTGTGGATGTTTTTGGTTATCAGGATGCTGAAAAGGGGTGGACCTTCTCTGACGATCCTAAGCCACCTTGTACCATTGACACTGTAAATGGGTGTAAACACATATTGGAAATCTACAAGCTTGTCGATAAAGATTTCAATGGCAGGGCGACGGTCCCGATTTTGTGGGATAAGAAACAGAATACGATCGTCAGTAATGAATCATCTGACATCATGGAGATGTTCTGTCGGGAATTCAATGCTTTTGGTAATACCCCTGAACAGAAGGCATTGGATCTGTATCCAGAGAGCAAACGTGCTGAAATCGATGAACTGAAGCCGTGGATTGCAAGTGACATCGCCTTGTCTGTTTACAATGCCGGCTTTTCTCAAAATCAGAAAGATTACGACAAAAATGTTGTCATCGTCTTCAAAGCACTTGATCGAGTGGAAGAGATCCTATCGACACGTCGCTTCCTCACCGGCAACGTGATGACGGAGGCAGATATCTTCCTGTTCACACCACTGATACGTTTCGATCGAGTTTATCACATGTTGTTCAAATGCAACAAGAAGATGATATCACGGGATTACCCAAATATTTGGGGATTTGTCCGCCATGTCTACTCAAGCCAGGAAGTCCGTGATTCAGTCGATTTTCCGTTGACACTTGATGGTTATTACCGCAAAATGGGAGTATTTAGAAAACTCAACACCTTTGGGATCGTCCCAATTGGACCAGAGCTAGACTTTGATGAGCCACATGGCAGGGAGAAATTAAATGAATTATTATAAGATGACAATATTGAACAACATTTAGTGTCATTGACTGTCATGACTAGGCTGTGTAGATCTGTGCAGAAATAAATGTTAAATGGAATCCATGGAATACTGTAAACACAGAAATATTTGTGTGCCTTTTATTGGCCCGTTACAACGACAACAATTACAGATAATAAGGCATGGCTGCAAAGAAGAAAATCTAATTGTTGAAATGACTGTTGTGTCTAACAAGGTTGTCTCAAGACAATTTCCAATTTTACAAAATCGCTTAGTGAGATGGCTgctaatatttctgggtttacagtaGCTGTTTGTAAAGAATGCACCTACACAATAAATGGCTATCATCATACACACCAACAAAGGGCTAGCATAAGTAGTCCAAGTGTATCAACTAATCAAGTATTATACTTTATGATATGTATGTGCCCTTCCACGAATGTCCTGTCAACTTTTGATAATTAACATACTGAGTCCTCCTTCTGCCGAGTAGGTGTAGGTGTCCTTGGGTTCTCTGTCTTGTTATTCTCTGGACAGTGTATGTGATCTTGAGGATAACAGAAGGTTTGATTCTTGCCGAAAAAAGCAATGTCTAATAATACCGTATACCGTGATTTTGTTATGTTTTTGAATAAAAGACAGGTCAGCTAATGGCCTCCCTTTAATCCTAAGTCCTTCATCGCCATGGTTGCAAAGAGTTTTGAAGCCTGCTGATGCAATATTACTATAATAGCTAAAAGTCACTGTAAAGGTGGAAAAATAATTGTTGTTGTCACTTGTTCAAAACGCTTTTAGGAACCGTCCGCACCAAAAACCAATGTGCCATATTCtcttcatgatacatgtagcgGTCATGTACAGCTGATAATCATATTGTTAAACCAAATATTCCGTGTCAACACTATTCAGTCACTTTTGGCGCATCTGTTGATACACATAATGATAAAGGTCTTTTGAGCATATTGACAAAATGTACTGCTAACTGTGTTGGGCAGAAATTGGGAGCTGTTTTTGTTCAATAGAATCAAAGCATTCAATAAAATCATTTGGAATAAGTAGTTTTCAATCCCACCACCTTGATTTTAACTTGCAAGATAAACAGCTCGAATAACGTAAACGATAGATAATGTCTTTGCTCATCATCATGTTCTTTGCAATGTAGTAGTTTTAATTCTTCTTGCACATAATTGCTGACCTTTGGTAGACAGAAATTGGtaattgtttttcttttgtcaCAAACATACATAATGTTGATTCATAGAAATAAAACCGCTATGCAGTATTCAGGTGTTTACTTTGGTTATCTTTGAATGGTGCCCCATTTGTGTACCATCATTTCCAGCTTTAACGCTGTCATTCCCTACCTTGCCCAGCCCTCACAGTCTTCTTGTTTCTCTCTCTCATGGAAGCATGACACTATGTTGCCCCTTGTCAGATTATCCTGGCTGTCAAGACTAAGACTGGCTGACTGACACTGGTAGTCAAACCTGCCCCTGGTATGGGCCCTGGCATTTGGCATAAAACCTCCAGTTTTGTTGTCATTGCTCTGGCCCTGCCACTAAAACTTTCTCCGATATAGCTTCCCTGCCCTGGAAACTTACTGACCAGCCCTGACATGGTTGTGCCGACTCTGGCTGTTGGTCTTTCCCTGCTATCCTGAAATTGTTCATTCACTACTTAGCCCCTGATATGGGCAGTTAGTCTTCCCTTGCTGCGTTCACTTGTCCGGACTTGTACCCAGCTGTCTCTGCCATGAGTGTCCTGGCCAGGACACTAGATATGCTGTTATATTTTTCCTGGGTGTATTGACATACATGGCTGTCTTTTGTGGACACTAGACTGGTGTCCCTGGAACAGTTCTCCTGGCTGTGACAATACCCTGTCCCAAGGTGATCCAGTCTACAGTGATCATATCCTTAGTTTCAGAGCATTTTACTGAATCCTGCTAAAATATGGGTCCATGTGGGTGACAATACCGAAAAGCCCAGCCATCATTCAGTCAATCCTGGCGTCCCAAAGAAGACTATCCCCCTCTAGAAATATAATAAAGACAAGATATTGAGCACAGCATAGTTTAACCTTTATTGATGACTTTATCTTTATGAACGCATTCAATAAGGGTCCACATGATATAGCACAACACACTGTAATGAAATGGTATGGCTGGTTCAGAAGTTagttaaagtacatgtatttcgaggAGTGGAGTTGAACCTGGTCATAAGTTCGAGGCAGCCAGTGCCACCTACCTGCTAAGTGTAACAGAGCATGTGCACTCCTTGGTTCTATAGGAACATTTTTGGATTGAGACAGTACAGTTCTACAGTAAGCGCTGCATAAGAACTAACATTTTGTAACAATCATTGAAATTATTCAGAGATTGTTGAATCTAACGCCATACATTTAGAAGGTAGATTTTCGTCAAAAACAGAACCATTATAACCAGGTTGATTTACTGCAAAGGGATAATTCCAATTCCAATTATGACTCGGATCATAAACAGCTGTATTGGGCCTTTAAGTTTTACATGAACATCACAAACAACAATAAATAAACAACAACTTTAAACATGTACAGTTATATCATCTCGTTCAGTAAAGCTCAGCAAGAAAACATAGGCAAACGTCTGACAAAACTCCTCCGAGTCCGAGGCTATTGAATCGGCACCACAACTGACAGAAACTGGGACAAAACTTCCAGATTTGTACTGTACCCTGTTTCAACTTCTGTCACGTGACGCTGATTCAATGATGGTCCTCAAAGGAATATTCAATGGTTTCTATTAAGTACATCCTTCTGACATGATTAGGCTGAAAAATTCAGCAAAGAACAGAACTGTGTACCAGGAGACAGTATATGAATACACTATACCAGCCAATGATGTGTACGACCACCCTTGCTTTTAAGGAATATCCTATGAAGCTCAGCGGGAATACATGATGGTACACAAAAAAACAGTTCAATGACTAGATACAACTACATGCATTTTATGTGCAGTGGCCAAGCATTTTAACTTACGTTAGATCACAATATCCTAATACGAAAGGCACTCAAGctacatacagatcattttcTTTGGATCCAGCCAAAGTCAAGATGGAGATCGCAGttaatatgtgacccatcaaaTCAAATCGGGTCACTCGTCGCCAGGCCAATTACTTAGCAATTATGTTGCTTATTATCTTTGGAAACAAAAGCTTGCAAATCAGAATAAATTTCATGAgatttgcgaaacctccctaatgagcaTGAGATTTCCATAAATGAAATTATCAGAAACCAGTCTGCACAGCAAGCACACACTTCTTTTGTCGAATGACTGGCAATTCTATCCAGTGTGTTTAGATAACAATTTCACCCATCTCACTGAAGCCAAACTGCTCATCACCACTGAATGCCAGGAAATCTTTCAGTCTTGTCGGGACCGGTAGACGGCCTATCTTTGCTAGCTGTGTACGTCGATGTTGCTTGATGCACTTTCTTATTGTGCAGCGGCACAGATCCTGCAGGAGTACTGGCTGGGAGGTCAGGTCGAGGAACTGAGAGATGAATGCTGCATGGTCTGCAGCAGCTTTTGGCGAGTCGGGCTCCAATCCTGATGTAAGCGCAATTACCTGGGAACTGTCCACACGAAAGACACATCGCATCAACAAATGGATACAATACGTATCCCGGTGCTTTATGATCTCATCAAGCAGAACCCTACCGGCTTTTCTAAGGCTGCCGCAGCCTTCTTGAATCAAACAGGTAAAGTAGTAGTAATTCTCTCTGTAGACTTTAGCAAGCAGTTTACCCTCgtctttttcaagacaatcgaGATCACAACCGTATTTGATCAGGAAATCTAGGGTACTATACATGGAACTTGCAATACCACTTGTGAACACAAACATGAATGGGCTATAGCCATTGGAATCTTTTTGTTCCAAGTACATCGGACATTTTTCAATGAGGTATTTTACAACATGGAGTTGGCTTGATATACACGCTGCATGAAGTGGGCGGTGTGGTTCTTTCATCACACCAAATCTCGAGAATAATTTCTTGACGAACTCCAACTTTCCCTCCCGGGCCGCCACTTCTAAGGGCGTCAATCCCTGATCACCTCGTATGGTGACGTCAGCTCCATAATCAAGCAAAAGGTCAAATACATCAAGGTCATCACTTTTCAATGCCATATGAAGTGAGCAAGAGAGATTGATGTCCGCATCAAAAGACAACAGTAACTTGACGAGACCACTGGTGGCAGGGCTACCGTGGCAACAAGCGAGACTTAGTGGTTGGTTGTTGTCTCGATCAAAAACATGCACATCAGCACCATTCTCTAACAACAGCTTAGCAATACCGTAATCACCAGAACAGCATGCAAAATGTAATGGCGTCCACTTTTCCAATTTCGTAATGACGTTCACGTCAGGTTTCTTACAGGAATATTCCAGAAGGTGCTGCACCATACCGAACTGGTTGAGAAACGTAGCGATGTGAAGCGCAGAGGTTGCATCGTCATCAGTCACATTAATATCCGCCCCAAGATTGAGAAGTTTGTCGACTAATTTTGGTTCACCACTAAAACAGGTACAATGGAGGGGGGTCCGCCCTTTCATATCCGCTGCATTAAGATCCATGCCCTTCTCCAGCAGTTTTCCAACTCGGCTTTCATCTGCTACAAAGCACGCTAAATGCAACTGGTAACTCTTCAGACGTTCTGATTTTGCACCTTTATCGATTAATAACTTAAAAATATCTTTACTGCCAAGTCTGTATGCAATATCAAGAGGAGTATCACCATCTTCATCTTCCGTGATGCGGGCGCCACGCTGCAGCAAggcatcaacaagatcaatgtGCCCAGTCTGACAGGCTCGATGTAGAGGAGTTGAACGTACGCTATTCACAACATTAACGTCTGCACCAAATGCAATCAACTTTATGATGATTGACCGCTTATCCGTCATGCAGGCATGAAACAAGGGATTACGGCACATTGACTTGAAAACGGCTACTGGTAATCCAAGTTTATTTTTACAATGATCCAAGACGATGTCCACTATTTCTTCATTTCCAAAATAACAGGCACTATCCAGAAGGCTTGTACAAGACTGTGAATCCTCCGCAGCTCCTCTTTCTAAGAGTAACTCCAAAATTGAGGGTGAACTCGCCACTTGAGACTGAAGGTAGGAGAGACCTAATTTGGCATCTGCTCCATATTGCAATAACACTTGGACAACTTTGAACTTCTGTTGACGGATGGCAGAGTAAAGTGGGTTCTGTCGGGTACGTTGGCAGGAGGCGTTCACGCTCGCTCCCTTGGATAGACAGCTCTCAGCTAACACACAGTTACCGACATGACAGGCATAGTTCAGTCCGTCATCAAGGAATCGCTGTCTGGAACCCATGTTTCTCTCAGGACTGGACATGCTGGACAATAGAGATCAGCTCTTCCTCCATGTTCCCTGAGAGGCCATTGTTTGTCTGGAAAGAATATATATTAAGGACATTATTTACTTTTTAGCATGGTTTTTAACTGAATCTGTAGAGAGTCAAGAAagactatagattcatgcacttgattgggaacaacgtttacatgacgtagtgttggccgtcgtcacgtcaccatgcattttacatcagtgtaacgtgacgtgacgttttcgtaaacgttggtcccaatcaagtgcatggatctatagtagtACACTTACTaggcttttgcgtgtatggaatcgctggaagctagtaaatctgcacttagtgataagacccgcgaaaactggctcctacatgatactaGTAGTACTATACTAGGGCAGGCCTACTAACTTGTGATCTAAATCTGGCTTTTGGGGTTTTAGTTTTGAGGTAGCTAGTCCCGCTTTATGCTAATGATACCTGTCAGTTTCATCCCTTAGTATTTTATTAGAACTCTGAGCATGTACTAATATAGTATCCCTGGAGGCTGGACTCATGCCATGGTAACTTATGGCAAGGCCAAAATATTAAACAGGCAAAAAGTGCAAGATGAGAAAACGGCGTCAAACTCAAGATTTACGCACTTTGTGTAGTCTTTCTCTGCGCTGAAGGCCCCTATGTAATACTTGCGCATCACAGCCACTTCACGGAGGTTTTTGTCCACATCCCACGATATAAATTCGACTTTTTTGAGAAGTTTCTTCTCATGAAATTTCAATGTTTACAAAATGGCACTCGGTAGTTTGTCCATTTATCACACGGCGCGGCGCGGCGCTGCGAACGGGCACATATTATGCTGTTatggcagtatctaaaaccacataccacataccacataccacatacccacatacccacatgctaattttttccaggtggggcaatccaatgacggttgaagctttttcatcacaactattgttaaaggaaaatctgtcgatctttcgaccttagagggcgccaccgcCAGTAACTtatgttaaaggggaagtctGTTGTAACAGGTGGCGCCCTCTAagattgaaatatcgacagatttCCCTTTAACACTAGAGGTGGCGCCCTCTAggattcaaatatcaccatatTCCCCTTCCCATTTGGCATGTACCATATCCGGTGGAAATATCGATAAATTCCCCCTTTAACAACagacttcccctttaacataACCGTCATTGCATTGGATTGCCTCACCAGGAacaaattggcatgtgggtatgtgggtatgtggtatatAGGTGGTTTGTTATTGGAATAAGTCAATATAGTGCGTGAATAAgtatcatttttttctcaatgtatgaatatttagtcaaacactctcaatgAACCACTTTGTATTTTATAAATATGTATATTTGACTTCCTTTATACCACAAACGTGGTCGTCTGGAGTGAATGAACTTACTTaatatcaccagtatgaatccatatccgatTCCTCAGATGATCAAGTACATTCACCTGAGTTCAATTgtctgaatggtttatcaccagtacgaatcctggctaacagaagcccaaggctGGGACCCcacgtgcgcattcgtatttcccgcggcTAGGAACTCATGAACTAATAGTAGCGTCACCTGTCATTACTGGGAAGAACCATGatatccctcgatgtgtacattgAGGATGTGACAAATCGCCCTGAATATACGCATCGGATGTCGGCGTTACCTAGTGATAATAGGTAGCGCCACTATAGTTCATTTATTCGGTTCTCCAAAACAGCGAACTCATAAACGACCTATTTGATAAGTCATAGATTAATTAATGAAATACGACTTATTGTTTTTATCGAAATGTCAAAAACTGTATTTTTAACCATTTAATTTTGAACAAATAATTTTGTCCGATTCGTtttcgccattttgaaacgaaTGAAAACAAATTCCGGCGCGGTCTTTAACTGTcgatttattcaatattttttatgaATTTCTAGGTAAATGACATCCAAGATTATTGAATTTCGGTTGGAAAAACTGTTGTCCTGAAGAGAAAGTAAGCAGAGTGAATAATTCGTGTTTAAAACCTGTAGTGCCAACACTGGTCGTGTAGTGCCGGCCACTTTTAGCGAGGGGCCGGACGGGGTGACCTACGGGCTGATTTAGGTGTGCACTACCGCGACTATATAGGTGCGAGCATGATACggtgcattatgcatgaaaGGTGCACGAAACCGGACAAGATACGGGATAAACTTACTCTGTAGActtctgttgtttttctgcCCCGAGACTGGGCCTGCGAGGGCTTTTATGCGGTCCGGGAGTGACGTCACTGGGTCCTCCACCTGCTGACGTCACGGGATACCGGCTGTTGGTGACGCGCTCGATATCCCTCCGCACCACAAACCTACCAAAAACAGTCGATCCCgtttgaaattttcatcaaaactgcaGTCCGCATCCGTTTCAAGCTTTTCAAAAGATTAGGCCTACACTTACAGTGTCTTTATCCTTCGTAATCTTTACTTCTTTGGAAAGTCAGAGACTCGTTTCTGTTAATTTTGCAAATAGATTAATCAGCCAAGTCCATAGCCTCCTAATCAGCCAAGACAACCATAGCCTACCAGTACCATCCATCGAGTGGACACCCTGTCCCCAACCAACCAACGCCAATTACGGCTAGTAAATGGCCTAGGCCTATTCCTGAATACactactatagatccatgcacttgattgggaccaacgtttacgaaaacgtcacGTCttgtcacgttacagtaatgtacaatgcatggtgacgtgacgacggccaacaggcattgttcccaatcaagtgcatgaatctctAGTAGGCCTAATCTCATGCACTTTTGGGCATTGGCATTGCCTATTGGGATCTGACAGGATGCGCCAGTAAAGCTACTGGTCTCCATACGATAGTTGTAGGTCTACATGTTTTGTGATAATGATTCTGCTTTCATAATTCATggtttaaaaaaaatgtattcttaCTTGCAGTGTAAGTAACTTTCAGCCAGGATGAGTGCCAGACCACGACCTGTGACAGCAGCAAGCTACAAACCTAAACACGAGAGTACACCCATTAGAAGTCGCGCCTACTCTCCTGAATCTACCGGTGATGAGACGAGATCACTCATCTCTGTACTTGATCATGATAGCATCGATGACTTGCTGGACTTGGATCTGGATGAAAAGAAATTACTGAAGACgtaagtatacatgtagtttcttgtAAAATCATCCCAAAAACTGTTTGTTTGAACAATCTGTTGTAATTTAAATTAAGTCACTTTGAAAAAATCTGTAT
It encodes:
- the LOC135500461 gene encoding ankyrin-1-like, which produces MSSPERNMGSRQRFLDDGLNYACHVGNCVLAESCLSKGASVNASCQRTRQNPLYSAIRQQKFKVVQVLLQYGADAKLGLSYLQSQVASSPSILELLLERGAAEDSQSCTSLLDSACYFGNEEIVDIVLDHCKNKLGLPVAVFKSMCRNPLFHACMTDKRSIIIKLIAFGADVNVVNSVRSTPLHRACQTGHIDLVDALLQRGARITEDEDGDTPLDIAYRLGSKDIFKLLIDKGAKSERLKSYQLHLACFVADESRVGKLLEKGMDLNAADMKGRTPLHCTCFSGEPKLVDKLLNLGADINVTDDDATSALHIATFLNQFGMVQHLLEYSCKKPDVNVITKLEKWTPLHFACCSGDYGIAKLLLENGADVHVFDRDNNQPLSLACCHGSPATSGLVKLLLSFDADINLSCSLHMALKSDDLDVFDLLLDYGADVTIRGDQGLTPLEVAAREGKLEFVKKLFSRFGVMKEPHRPLHAACISSQLHVVKYLIEKCPMYLEQKDSNGYSPFMFVFTSGIASSMYSTLDFLIKYGCDLDCLEKDEGKLLAKVYRENYYYFTCLIQEGCGSLRKAGRVLLDEIIKHRDTYCIHLLMRCVFRVDSSQVIALTSGLEPDSPKAAADHAAFISQFLDLTSQPVLLQDLCRCTIRKCIKQHRRTQLAKIGRLPVPTRLKDFLAFSGDEQFGFSEMGEIVI
- the LOC135500485 gene encoding glutathionyl-hydroquinone reductase YqjG-like, whose protein sequence is MILQLKALQFLRISLRIRRFCSFEMSEAILRTPGAFRNRITADGSSGFPAEAGRYHLYVAMPCPFAHRALFARKVKGLADVVSVDVFGYQDAEKGWTFSDDPKPPCTIDTVNGCKHILEIYKLVDKDFNGRATVPILWDKKQNTIVSNESSDIMEMFCREFNAFGNTPEQKALDLYPESKRAEIDELKPWIASDIALSVYNAGFSQNQKDYDKNVVIVFKALDRVEEILSTRRFLTGNVMTEADIFLFTPLIRFDRVYHMLFKCNKKMISRDYPNIWGFVRHVYSSQEVRDSVDFPLTLDGYYRKMGVFRKLNTFGIVPIGPELDFDEPHGREKLNELL